In Populus alba chromosome 9, ASM523922v2, whole genome shotgun sequence, a genomic segment contains:
- the LOC118058762 gene encoding auxin-responsive protein SAUR21-like: protein MGIRLPSMIISVKHVIKGKSVHGRNQPDVPKGHVAVYVGEMQKRRFVVPISYLSHPSFQDLLNRAEEEFGFNPPMGGLTIPCREDAFIKLASRLQASS, encoded by the coding sequence ATGGGTATCCGTTTACCATCCATGATTATCAGTGTCAAACATGTAATAAAAGGGAAGTCTGTTCATGGTAGAAATCAGCCTGATGTACCCAAAGGACATGTAGCTGTATATGTTGGAGAAATGCAAAAGAGGAGGTTTGTGGTTCCAATATCATACTTGAGCCATCCTTCGTTTCAAGATTTGCTTAACCGAGCTGAGGAAGAGTTTGGCTTCAATCCTCCAATGGGAGGTCTTACGATTCCATGCAGGGAAGATGCCTTCATCAAGCTTGCCTCTAGATTGCAAGCCTCATCATGA
- the LOC140955963 gene encoding auxin-responsive protein SAUR21-like, whose product MGILSFPSVARNAKRILKHQSLLSRNHSNLPKGHVAVYVGECQKKRFVVPISYINHPSFLALLDRSEEEFGFNHPMGGLTIPCKEDAFCCYPIFDPSF is encoded by the coding sequence ATGGGTATCCTTAGTTTTCCCTCTGTGGCTCGTAATGCCAAGAGAATCCTCAAACATCAGTCTCTTCTGAGTAGAAATCACTCAAATCTTCCGAAAGGGCACGTTGCAGTGTACGTTGGAGAATGCCAAAAGAAGCGGTTTGTGGTCCCAATTTCATATATTAATCATCCTTCTTTCCTAGCCTTGCTTGATCGATCTGAGGAAGAATTTGGCTTCAATCATCCAATGGGTGGTCTTACAATTCCTTGCAAAGAAGATGCcttctgttgctacccaatttttgacccatctttttaa